From a single Sander vitreus isolate 19-12246 chromosome 2, sanVit1, whole genome shotgun sequence genomic region:
- the marf1 gene encoding meiosis regulator and mRNA stability factor 1 isoform X1, whose product MDGLEKESAICSSRPFPWLSHPKTEASTLLWKLKDCFPTNEITSAHHTDKNNYMDSRKAVLELKDVPPPPPPLHTSASQSSQPFSLATLPMPPPCLPPPQLTHDSHQQQPPPQQQQEGTSPKVSIYTHCDYCSTDGYGLLGSGGVVGSSSSIAGVVSLYMAPGSLGAPISSSSISRSGSCSVASSVASSVNQYKHHMSCGGEVLGPLPTIGSKPHLPSSVATSQPVSSHTYLSCCSGLLHTYPAVPLPYSQPSPFPSSAPLASSLPCVSSLPAPLHGSCLAPSGFYTCGVDCCPSARRSQRSTLGDHPTTTTITTTTTSAQFCSNPLHLNVERTVCVKGAHYCQDCLLKPMNGLASESDKVWPNVPIPQTAPIPIPICNGCGTSSDGMMLMPSASLGKTSQKYGSPENGGSENIPPVGVFWDIENCSVPSGRSAGAVVQRIRSHFFQGHREAEFICVCDISKESKAVIQELNNCQVTVAHINATAKNAADDKLRQSLRRFAETHTAPATVVLVSSDVNFASELSDLRHRHGFQVILVHGSHTSSALLQHAHRHVAFQEITADLPPRMLVKAQPSFNLLYVHNLPVNCDKSLRNAVKLRLRRLSDNCGGKVLGMAQGTAVLRFGSTEAAARARKRMENEDVFGHQISLSFSPRPRDNASPELELQSRSHHLPQTLPHTYQSQDSMFGSPPSISSFLHLEKPRSPRRQRRATRLSHAPGPVPERPYSPRRGCSGPPGGAPAKPHQELGSLEGKTRMGFHQLEKGRAASSSPHSNGETGALEQLSKPGLTGESMYRRRRDGSYPRSVTESPVEQGDKSSGEFQISIPSAFSKLNLHRSFSPLILSQGSWSSRSVSPCLSSRSSPLLAAPRSMCPEGPPEPFSDGAEVQVANLDYRMSRKDLQQTLHDTFSRYGRVKAVELSPHTDYQLKATIQMLSLQQAISAVSGLHRYKIGGKRIQVSLITGGSSKSLVMLSTEIISILQDAPANCLPLFKFTEIYEKKYSRKLVVGDLYRLPEVVAVREQGGSRLVCLLPSSQIRQSPLGSSQSQEGSSSASGSPVVFEELEYHEPVCREHYTQQDFSEADFDPDSYKIPFVVMSLSTLASEVHSLLQSHEGTLPLLSFTDCYAAKFSPLQLGNETLEGGIPLEHLITCVPSITIVTAQNGFKVIKWIHNKPPAPNSETWIQRCKSPVGNPQLIQFSREIIDLLKSQPSCIMPMNKFIPSYHHHFAKQCRVSDYGYSKLLELLEAVPHVLQILGMGTKRLLTLTHRAQVKRFTQDLLKLLKFQASKQVAIKDFMQAYHWCFSRDWRVIDYGICDLMDLLTEIPDTTITITHQDTDTVISVPKRERTVEEMERTRQFGKEVVDLLRHQPHCRMAFSKFIPTYHHHFGRQCKLSYYGFTKLMELFEAIPNILMVLECGEEKVLTLTEVERIKALAAQLVKLLRAQKNSSLPVCQLLTEYSKTFGYGLRLQGYDASSLPALLTKLCHVVKVVDGSGGREVQLINRKSLRSLTSQLLALLMSQEEEHVTRGFKVDELSQHYLTVHGAPLNPCEYGFLSLSELLKSLPYLVELYSEESDDNNKAGNTASGVDEEWVRLTRLYQFARNVRGLLHTYHYNQIFLTEFQGAYNKFTGCSLEPRSYGYTSTDELLSAIPQVVWIKGHGHKRIIVLKNDMKGEARASPSIPNSPQPEENTESPRDSPISNATSGTQSPGGDAAVESELLCLTSAVDLLCGPVPSCLPSPQLHPVPLQETDLIHFEEKIPTVSDEPDAAAVAGSTPNPPGPPGGTDDSAVPKPPPPSVMKTPLSMDSPSRRATRSRIKLAANFSFTAGGNIHARAAPAVPSPL is encoded by the exons ATGGATGGACTGGAAAAGGAGAGCGCCATATGCAGCTCTAGACCCTTCCCATGGCTTAGTCACCCCAAAACAGAGGCCTCAACCCTGCTATGGAAACTTAAAGACTGCTTTCCCACCAATGAGATAACCTCCGCACATCACACCGATAAA AACAATTACATGGACAGCAGAAAGGCCGTGTTGGAACTGAAAgatgtccctcctcctcctccaccactccATACTTCCGCTTCCCAATCATCCCAGCCCTTCTCTCTGGCCACTCTCCCTATGCCTCCTCCCTGCTTGCCTCCTCCTCAGCTTACACACGACTCCCACCAACAACAGCCACCACCTCAGCAGCAACAAGAGGGGACTAGCCCCAAAGTAAGCATTTACACGCACTGTGACTATTGCAGCACAGATGGCTATGGGTTATTGGGTAGTGGAGGTGTTGTTGGTAGCAGTAGCAGCATCGCTGGTGTTGTCTCACTCTATATGGCCCCAGGCTCTCTAGGAGCacccatcagcagcagcagtattaGTAGGTCTGGCTCTTGCTCTGTAGCCAGCTCCGTAGCCTCATCTGTTAATCAGTATAAACATCACATGAGCTGTGGAGGTGAAGTTCTTGGTCCTTTGCCCACTATTGGTAGCAAACCCCACCTGCCCTCTTCTGTTGCTACCTCTCAGCCTGTTTCATCACACACCTAcctctcctgctgctcagggcTTCTCCACACCTACCCAGCTGTACCTCTTCCATACAGTCAACCCAGCCCGTTTCCCTCCTCAGCACCTCTGGCTTCCTCCCTCCCCTGTGTTTCCTCTTTACCCGCTCCCTTGCATGGCTCTTGCCTTGCCCCTTCTGGCTTCTACACCTGTGGTGTGGACTGCTGCCCATCAGCCAGAAGATCCCAGAGAAGCACACTTGGTGATCACCCAACCACCACCACTATCACCACTACAACCACCTCAGCACAATTCTGCTCTAATCCTTTGCACCTAAATGTAGAACGCACGGTTTGTGTGAAGGGAGCACACTACTGCCAGGATTGCCTGTTGAAG CCCATGAATGGTCTGGCGTCAGAGTCGGACAAGGTGTGGCCCAATGTTCCTATTCCCCAGACTGCTCCTATCCCTATCCCCATTTGTAATGGCTGTGGCACCTCCTCTGATGGCATGATGCTCATGCCATCGGCCAGCCTTGGCAAGACCAGCCAGAAGTATG GTTCGCCAGAGAATGGTGGTTCTGAGAACATCCCTCCGGTGGGTGTCTTCTGGGACATTGAGAACTGCAGCGTGCCCAGCGGTCGCTCTGCTGGAGCTGTGGTCCAGCGTATTCGCAGCCATTTCTTTCAGGGCCACCGTGAGGCAGAGTTCATTTGCGTCTGTGATATCAGCAAGGAGAGTAAAGCTGTCATTCAAGAGCTCAACAACTGCCAG GTCACTGTTGCACATATCAATGCCACAGCCAAGAATGCTGCAGATGACAAGCTTCGCCAGAGCCTACGACGCTTTGCGGAGACCCACACTGCACCTGCGACTGTTGTATTAGTATCCT CGGATGTGAACTTTGCAAGTGAGCTGAGTGACCTGCGCCATCGCCATGGTTTCCAGGTAATCCTGGTCCATGGCAGCCATACATCTTCAGCCCTACTGCAGCACGCCCACCGCCATGTGGCCTTCCAGGAGATCACAGCTGATCTGCCACCACGTATGCTTGTCAAAGCACAG CCCAGTTTCAACCTCCTCTATGTGCACAACCTCCCTGTCAACTGTGACAAGAGCCTGCGGAACGCTGTGAAGCTCAGGCTGCGCCGCCTGTCAGACAACTGTGGTGGCAAGGTGCTGGGCATGGCCCAGGGCACAGCAGTCCTCCGTTTTGGCAGCACTGAGGCAGCTGCGCGTGCCCGCAAGCGAATGGAGAATGAGGATGTGTTTGGCCACCAAATCAGCCTTTCCTTCTCCCCACGGCCCAGAGACAATGCAAGTCCTGAGCTTGAGCTTCAGTCTCGGTCCCATCACTTGCCTCAGACTCTGCCCCACACATATCAAAGCCAGGATTCAATGTTCGGCTCTCCCCCATCCATATCCTCCTTTCTGCACCTGGAGAAGCCCAGGTCACCCAGGAGGCAACGGCGAGCAACCCGCCTGAGCCACGCCCCTGGCCCAGTCCCTGAAAGGCCCTACAGCCCCAGGAGAGGGTGCAGTGGGCCTCCCGGTGGTGCTCCAGCCAAGCCCCATCAG GAGCTGGGTAGTTTGGAGGGCAAGACCAGAATGGGCTTCCACCAACTGGAGAAAGGACGTGCTGCTTCCTCTTCCCCTCACAGTAATGGTGAAACAGGAGCCCTGGAGCAGCTGTCCAAGCCTGGCCTTACTGGAGAATCTATGTACAGAAGGAG ACGAGATGGCTCCTACCCTCGCAGTGTGACTGAATCCCCTGTAGAACAAGGGGACAAGAGCTCAGGGGAGTTCCAGATTAGCATTCCCTCAGCTTTCAGCAAGTTGAACCTGCACAGGAGCTTCAGTCCCCTCATCCTGTCCCAAGGCTCCTGGTCATCCAG GAGTGTGTCGCCCTGCCTGTCCAGCCGGTCCTCGCCCCTCCTGGCTGCCCCTCGTAGCATGTGTCCGGAAGGTCCTCCTGAGCCTTTCTCAGATGGGGCAGAGGTCCAGGTGGCCAACCTGGACTACAGAATGTCCCGCAAGGATCTGCAGCAGACACTGCATGACACCTTCTCTCGTTATGGGCGG gTGAAAGCTGTGGAGCTTAGCCCCCACACTGACTATCAGTTGAAGGCCACAATCCAGATGTTGTCCCTGCAGCAGGCCATAAGTGCTGTCAGTGGCCTGCACCGCTATAAGATCGGAGGCAAGCGCATTCAGGTGTCTCTGATCACTGGTGGTAGCAGCAAATCCCTTGTCATGCTCAG cACAGAGATCATCAGCATTCTTCAGGATGCGCCTGCAAATTGCCTTCCCCTCTTCAAGTTCACAGAGATCTATGAGAAGAA ATATTCGCGTAAGCTTGTGGTTGGGGATCTGTACAGGCTACCAGAGGTGGTGGCAGTGCGGGAACAGGGAGGCTCAAGACTTGTGTGCCTACTGCCCAGCAGCCAAATACGTCAGAGTCCACTGGGATCTTCCCAGTCCCAGGAGGGCTCCTCCTCTGCTAGCGGAAGCCCCGTAGTGTTTGAGGAGCTGGAGTACCATGAACCTGTTTGCAGAGAGCACTACACACAGCAGGACTTCAG CGAGGCTGACTTTGACCCTGACTCCTATAAAATACCTTTTGTTGTGATGTCTCTGAGCACCTTAGCATCTGAGGTCCACAGTCTGTTGCAGTCACATGAGGGGACTCTTCCATTACTCAG TTTTACAGACTGCTATGCAGCAAAATTCAGCCCCCTGCAGCTGGGCAACGAGACACTGGAGGGTGGTATTCCTCTGGAGCATCTCATTACATGTGTTCCCAGTATCACAATAGTCACCGCTCAGAATGGCTTCAAAGTCATCAAGTGGATCCACAACAAACCACCAGCACCAAACTCTG AAACGTGGATTCAGCGCTGCAAGAGTCCGGTTGGCAACCCACAGCTCATCCAATTCAGCAGAGAGATTATTGACCTGTTGAAGAGTCAGCCTTCTTGCATCATGCCAATGAACAAGTTCATACCATCATACCACCATCACTTTGCCAAGCAGTGCCGTGTCTCTGACTATGGCTACTCCAAGCTGCTGGAGCTTCTGGAGGCCGTGCCACATGTTCTGCAG ATCTTGGGTATGGGTACCAAGCGTTTACTGACCCTGACTCATCGTGCTCAAGTGAAGCGCTTCACCCAAGACCTGCTCAAACTGCTTAAATTTCAAGCCAGCAAACAAGTGGCGATCAAGGACTTCATGCAGGCGTACCATTG GTGCTTCTCCAGAGACTGGAGGGTAATCGATTATGGCATATGTGACTTGATGGACCTGCTGACCGAGATCCCCGACACCACCATCACTATTACACATCAGGACACAGACACCGTCATCTCAGTTCCCAAGAGAG AGCGTACTGTGGAGGAAATGGAGCGCACTAGGCAGTTTGGGAAGGAGGTGGTGGACCTTCTTCGTCACCAGCCTCACTGCCGAATGGCCTTCAGTAAGTTCATACCCACCTACCACCATCACTTCGGTCGTCAGTGCAAACTCAGCTACTACGGCTTCACCAAGCTCATGGAGCTCTTCGAGGCAATCCCCAACATACTGATG GTGTTGGAGTGTGGTGAGGAGAAAGTGCTGACTCTGACAGAAGTGGAGCGTATCAAGGCGCTGGCCGCTCAGCTGGTCAAGCTGCTTCGGGCTCAGAAAAACTCCAGTCTTCCAGTCTGCCAGCTGCTCACGGAGTACAGCAAGACCTTTGGTTATGGTCTACGCCTGCAGGGCTATGATGCCAGCTCCCTGCCGGCTCTGCTGACCAAACTCTGTCATGTTGTCAAG GTGGTGGATGGCTCGGGGGGTCGGGAAGTGCAGTTGATCAATAGGAAGTCTTTGCGCTCACTGACCTCCCAGCTACTGGCTCTGCTCATGTCCCAAGAGGAGGAGCATGTCACCAGGGGTTTCAAAGTGGATGAGCTGAGCCAGCATTACCTGACTGTCCATGGAGCCCCTCTCAACCCATGTGAATATGGGTTCCTGTCCCTCAGCGAGTTACTCAAGAGCCTGCCCTACCTTGTGGag TTGTACAGTGAAGAAAGTGATGACAACAACAAAGCTGGCAACACTGCCAGTGGTGTCGATGAGGAGTGGGTGAGGCTGACCAGGCTTTACCAGTTTGCCCGTAACGTACGCGGCCTGCTCCACACCTACCATTACAACCAGATCTTCCTGACTGAGTTCCAGGGGGCTTATAACAAATTTACAGGCTGCAGCCTTGAACCACGTTCCTACGGATACACCAGCACTGATGAGCTGCTCAGCGCCATTCCACAG GTGGTCTGGATCAAAGGGCATGGTCACAAGAGGATTATCGTTTTGAAGAACGATATGAAAGGTGAAG caAGGGCAAGCCCTTCAatccccaacagcccccagccAGAAGAGAACACGGAGAGCCCGAGAGACAGCCCGATTAGCAACGCAACATCTGGAACCCAGAGTCCAG GTGGCGATGCCGCGGTAGAATCGGAGCTGCTGTGTCTGACATCAGCAGTAGACCTACTGTGTGGTCCTGTACCATCCTGCCTACCGTCCCCTCAGCTCCACCCTGTTCCCCTCCAGGAGACGGACCTGATCCACTTTGAGGAGAAAATTCCAACAG TGAGTGACGAACCTGATGCTGCAGCGGTTGCTGGCAGCACACCTAATCCACCTGGGCCGCCTGGCGGCACAGACGACTCTGCAGTCCCCAAGCCTCCGCCCCCCTCTGTCATGAAGACGCCCTTGTCCATGGACAGTCCCAGCAGAAGAGCCACACGCAGCAGAATTAAGCTAGCTGCCAACTTCTCATTCACAGCAG
- the marf1 gene encoding meiosis regulator and mRNA stability factor 1 isoform X2 translates to MDGLEKESAICSSRPFPWLSHPKTEASTLLWKLKDCFPTNEITSAHHTDKNNYMDSRKAVLELKDVPPPPPPLHTSASQSSQPFSLATLPMPPPCLPPPQLTHDSHQQQPPPQQQQEGTSPKVSIYTHCDYCSTDGYGLLGSGGVVGSSSSIAGVVSLYMAPGSLGAPISSSSISRSGSCSVASSVASSVNQYKHHMSCGGEVLGPLPTIGSKPHLPSSVATSQPVSSHTYLSCCSGLLHTYPAVPLPYSQPSPFPSSAPLASSLPCVSSLPAPLHGSCLAPSGFYTCGVDCCPSARRSQRSTLGDHPTTTTITTTTTSAQFCSNPLHLNVERTVCVKGAHYCQDCLLKPMNGLASESDKVWPNVPIPQTAPIPIPICNGCGTSSDGMMLMPSASLGKTSQKYGSPENGGSENIPPVGVFWDIENCSVPSGRSAGAVVQRIRSHFFQGHREAEFICVCDISKESKAVIQELNNCQVTVAHINATAKNAADDKLRQSLRRFAETHTAPATVVLVSSDVNFASELSDLRHRHGFQVILVHGSHTSSALLQHAHRHVAFQEITADLPPRMLVKAQPSFNLLYVHNLPVNCDKSLRNAVKLRLRRLSDNCGGKVLGMAQGTAVLRFGSTEAAARARKRMENEDVFGHQISLSFSPRPRDNASPELELQSRSHHLPQTLPHTYQSQDSMFGSPPSISSFLHLEKPRSPRRQRRATRLSHAPGPVPERPYSPRRGCSGPPGGAPAKPHQELGSLEGKTRMGFHQLEKGRAASSSPHSNGETGALEQLSKPGLTGESMYRRRRDGSYPRSVTESPVEQGDKSSGEFQISIPSAFSKLNLHRSFSPLILSQGSWSSRSVSPCLSSRSSPLLAAPRSMCPEGPPEPFSDGAEVQVANLDYRMSRKDLQQTLHDTFSRYGRVKAVELSPHTDYQLKATIQMLSLQQAISAVSGLHRYKIGGKRIQVSLITGGSSKSLVMLSTEIISILQDAPANCLPLFKFTEIYEKKYSRKLVVGDLYRLPEVVAVREQGGSRLVCLLPSSQIRQSPLGSSQSQEGSSSASGSPVVFEELEYHEPVCREHYTQQDFSEADFDPDSYKIPFVVMSLSTLASEVHSLLQSHEGTLPLLSFTDCYAAKFSPLQLGNETLEGGIPLEHLITCVPSITIVTAQNGFKVIKWIHNKPPAPNSETWIQRCKSPVGNPQLIQFSREIIDLLKSQPSCIMPMNKFIPSYHHHFAKQCRVSDYGYSKLLELLEAVPHVLQILGMGTKRLLTLTHRAQVKRFTQDLLKLLKFQASKQVAIKDFMQAYHWCFSRDWRVIDYGICDLMDLLTEIPDTTITITHQDTDTVISVPKRERTVEEMERTRQFGKEVVDLLRHQPHCRMAFSKFIPTYHHHFGRQCKLSYYGFTKLMELFEAIPNILMVLECGEEKVLTLTEVERIKALAAQLVKLLRAQKNSSLPVCQLLTEYSKTFGYGLRLQGYDASSLPALLTKLCHVVKVVDGSGGREVQLINRKSLRSLTSQLLALLMSQEEEHVTRGFKVDELSQHYLTVHGAPLNPCEYGFLSLSELLKSLPYLVELYSEESDDNNKAGNTASGVDEEWVRLTRLYQFARNVRGLLHTYHYNQIFLTEFQGAYNKFTGCSLEPRSYGYTSTDELLSAIPQVVWIKGHGHKRIIVLKNDMKARASPSIPNSPQPEENTESPRDSPISNATSGTQSPGGDAAVESELLCLTSAVDLLCGPVPSCLPSPQLHPVPLQETDLIHFEEKIPTVSDEPDAAAVAGSTPNPPGPPGGTDDSAVPKPPPPSVMKTPLSMDSPSRRATRSRIKLAANFSFTAGGNIHARAAPAVPSPL, encoded by the exons ATGGATGGACTGGAAAAGGAGAGCGCCATATGCAGCTCTAGACCCTTCCCATGGCTTAGTCACCCCAAAACAGAGGCCTCAACCCTGCTATGGAAACTTAAAGACTGCTTTCCCACCAATGAGATAACCTCCGCACATCACACCGATAAA AACAATTACATGGACAGCAGAAAGGCCGTGTTGGAACTGAAAgatgtccctcctcctcctccaccactccATACTTCCGCTTCCCAATCATCCCAGCCCTTCTCTCTGGCCACTCTCCCTATGCCTCCTCCCTGCTTGCCTCCTCCTCAGCTTACACACGACTCCCACCAACAACAGCCACCACCTCAGCAGCAACAAGAGGGGACTAGCCCCAAAGTAAGCATTTACACGCACTGTGACTATTGCAGCACAGATGGCTATGGGTTATTGGGTAGTGGAGGTGTTGTTGGTAGCAGTAGCAGCATCGCTGGTGTTGTCTCACTCTATATGGCCCCAGGCTCTCTAGGAGCacccatcagcagcagcagtattaGTAGGTCTGGCTCTTGCTCTGTAGCCAGCTCCGTAGCCTCATCTGTTAATCAGTATAAACATCACATGAGCTGTGGAGGTGAAGTTCTTGGTCCTTTGCCCACTATTGGTAGCAAACCCCACCTGCCCTCTTCTGTTGCTACCTCTCAGCCTGTTTCATCACACACCTAcctctcctgctgctcagggcTTCTCCACACCTACCCAGCTGTACCTCTTCCATACAGTCAACCCAGCCCGTTTCCCTCCTCAGCACCTCTGGCTTCCTCCCTCCCCTGTGTTTCCTCTTTACCCGCTCCCTTGCATGGCTCTTGCCTTGCCCCTTCTGGCTTCTACACCTGTGGTGTGGACTGCTGCCCATCAGCCAGAAGATCCCAGAGAAGCACACTTGGTGATCACCCAACCACCACCACTATCACCACTACAACCACCTCAGCACAATTCTGCTCTAATCCTTTGCACCTAAATGTAGAACGCACGGTTTGTGTGAAGGGAGCACACTACTGCCAGGATTGCCTGTTGAAG CCCATGAATGGTCTGGCGTCAGAGTCGGACAAGGTGTGGCCCAATGTTCCTATTCCCCAGACTGCTCCTATCCCTATCCCCATTTGTAATGGCTGTGGCACCTCCTCTGATGGCATGATGCTCATGCCATCGGCCAGCCTTGGCAAGACCAGCCAGAAGTATG GTTCGCCAGAGAATGGTGGTTCTGAGAACATCCCTCCGGTGGGTGTCTTCTGGGACATTGAGAACTGCAGCGTGCCCAGCGGTCGCTCTGCTGGAGCTGTGGTCCAGCGTATTCGCAGCCATTTCTTTCAGGGCCACCGTGAGGCAGAGTTCATTTGCGTCTGTGATATCAGCAAGGAGAGTAAAGCTGTCATTCAAGAGCTCAACAACTGCCAG GTCACTGTTGCACATATCAATGCCACAGCCAAGAATGCTGCAGATGACAAGCTTCGCCAGAGCCTACGACGCTTTGCGGAGACCCACACTGCACCTGCGACTGTTGTATTAGTATCCT CGGATGTGAACTTTGCAAGTGAGCTGAGTGACCTGCGCCATCGCCATGGTTTCCAGGTAATCCTGGTCCATGGCAGCCATACATCTTCAGCCCTACTGCAGCACGCCCACCGCCATGTGGCCTTCCAGGAGATCACAGCTGATCTGCCACCACGTATGCTTGTCAAAGCACAG CCCAGTTTCAACCTCCTCTATGTGCACAACCTCCCTGTCAACTGTGACAAGAGCCTGCGGAACGCTGTGAAGCTCAGGCTGCGCCGCCTGTCAGACAACTGTGGTGGCAAGGTGCTGGGCATGGCCCAGGGCACAGCAGTCCTCCGTTTTGGCAGCACTGAGGCAGCTGCGCGTGCCCGCAAGCGAATGGAGAATGAGGATGTGTTTGGCCACCAAATCAGCCTTTCCTTCTCCCCACGGCCCAGAGACAATGCAAGTCCTGAGCTTGAGCTTCAGTCTCGGTCCCATCACTTGCCTCAGACTCTGCCCCACACATATCAAAGCCAGGATTCAATGTTCGGCTCTCCCCCATCCATATCCTCCTTTCTGCACCTGGAGAAGCCCAGGTCACCCAGGAGGCAACGGCGAGCAACCCGCCTGAGCCACGCCCCTGGCCCAGTCCCTGAAAGGCCCTACAGCCCCAGGAGAGGGTGCAGTGGGCCTCCCGGTGGTGCTCCAGCCAAGCCCCATCAG GAGCTGGGTAGTTTGGAGGGCAAGACCAGAATGGGCTTCCACCAACTGGAGAAAGGACGTGCTGCTTCCTCTTCCCCTCACAGTAATGGTGAAACAGGAGCCCTGGAGCAGCTGTCCAAGCCTGGCCTTACTGGAGAATCTATGTACAGAAGGAG ACGAGATGGCTCCTACCCTCGCAGTGTGACTGAATCCCCTGTAGAACAAGGGGACAAGAGCTCAGGGGAGTTCCAGATTAGCATTCCCTCAGCTTTCAGCAAGTTGAACCTGCACAGGAGCTTCAGTCCCCTCATCCTGTCCCAAGGCTCCTGGTCATCCAG GAGTGTGTCGCCCTGCCTGTCCAGCCGGTCCTCGCCCCTCCTGGCTGCCCCTCGTAGCATGTGTCCGGAAGGTCCTCCTGAGCCTTTCTCAGATGGGGCAGAGGTCCAGGTGGCCAACCTGGACTACAGAATGTCCCGCAAGGATCTGCAGCAGACACTGCATGACACCTTCTCTCGTTATGGGCGG gTGAAAGCTGTGGAGCTTAGCCCCCACACTGACTATCAGTTGAAGGCCACAATCCAGATGTTGTCCCTGCAGCAGGCCATAAGTGCTGTCAGTGGCCTGCACCGCTATAAGATCGGAGGCAAGCGCATTCAGGTGTCTCTGATCACTGGTGGTAGCAGCAAATCCCTTGTCATGCTCAG cACAGAGATCATCAGCATTCTTCAGGATGCGCCTGCAAATTGCCTTCCCCTCTTCAAGTTCACAGAGATCTATGAGAAGAA ATATTCGCGTAAGCTTGTGGTTGGGGATCTGTACAGGCTACCAGAGGTGGTGGCAGTGCGGGAACAGGGAGGCTCAAGACTTGTGTGCCTACTGCCCAGCAGCCAAATACGTCAGAGTCCACTGGGATCTTCCCAGTCCCAGGAGGGCTCCTCCTCTGCTAGCGGAAGCCCCGTAGTGTTTGAGGAGCTGGAGTACCATGAACCTGTTTGCAGAGAGCACTACACACAGCAGGACTTCAG CGAGGCTGACTTTGACCCTGACTCCTATAAAATACCTTTTGTTGTGATGTCTCTGAGCACCTTAGCATCTGAGGTCCACAGTCTGTTGCAGTCACATGAGGGGACTCTTCCATTACTCAG TTTTACAGACTGCTATGCAGCAAAATTCAGCCCCCTGCAGCTGGGCAACGAGACACTGGAGGGTGGTATTCCTCTGGAGCATCTCATTACATGTGTTCCCAGTATCACAATAGTCACCGCTCAGAATGGCTTCAAAGTCATCAAGTGGATCCACAACAAACCACCAGCACCAAACTCTG AAACGTGGATTCAGCGCTGCAAGAGTCCGGTTGGCAACCCACAGCTCATCCAATTCAGCAGAGAGATTATTGACCTGTTGAAGAGTCAGCCTTCTTGCATCATGCCAATGAACAAGTTCATACCATCATACCACCATCACTTTGCCAAGCAGTGCCGTGTCTCTGACTATGGCTACTCCAAGCTGCTGGAGCTTCTGGAGGCCGTGCCACATGTTCTGCAG ATCTTGGGTATGGGTACCAAGCGTTTACTGACCCTGACTCATCGTGCTCAAGTGAAGCGCTTCACCCAAGACCTGCTCAAACTGCTTAAATTTCAAGCCAGCAAACAAGTGGCGATCAAGGACTTCATGCAGGCGTACCATTG GTGCTTCTCCAGAGACTGGAGGGTAATCGATTATGGCATATGTGACTTGATGGACCTGCTGACCGAGATCCCCGACACCACCATCACTATTACACATCAGGACACAGACACCGTCATCTCAGTTCCCAAGAGAG AGCGTACTGTGGAGGAAATGGAGCGCACTAGGCAGTTTGGGAAGGAGGTGGTGGACCTTCTTCGTCACCAGCCTCACTGCCGAATGGCCTTCAGTAAGTTCATACCCACCTACCACCATCACTTCGGTCGTCAGTGCAAACTCAGCTACTACGGCTTCACCAAGCTCATGGAGCTCTTCGAGGCAATCCCCAACATACTGATG GTGTTGGAGTGTGGTGAGGAGAAAGTGCTGACTCTGACAGAAGTGGAGCGTATCAAGGCGCTGGCCGCTCAGCTGGTCAAGCTGCTTCGGGCTCAGAAAAACTCCAGTCTTCCAGTCTGCCAGCTGCTCACGGAGTACAGCAAGACCTTTGGTTATGGTCTACGCCTGCAGGGCTATGATGCCAGCTCCCTGCCGGCTCTGCTGACCAAACTCTGTCATGTTGTCAAG GTGGTGGATGGCTCGGGGGGTCGGGAAGTGCAGTTGATCAATAGGAAGTCTTTGCGCTCACTGACCTCCCAGCTACTGGCTCTGCTCATGTCCCAAGAGGAGGAGCATGTCACCAGGGGTTTCAAAGTGGATGAGCTGAGCCAGCATTACCTGACTGTCCATGGAGCCCCTCTCAACCCATGTGAATATGGGTTCCTGTCCCTCAGCGAGTTACTCAAGAGCCTGCCCTACCTTGTGGag TTGTACAGTGAAGAAAGTGATGACAACAACAAAGCTGGCAACACTGCCAGTGGTGTCGATGAGGAGTGGGTGAGGCTGACCAGGCTTTACCAGTTTGCCCGTAACGTACGCGGCCTGCTCCACACCTACCATTACAACCAGATCTTCCTGACTGAGTTCCAGGGGGCTTATAACAAATTTACAGGCTGCAGCCTTGAACCACGTTCCTACGGATACACCAGCACTGATGAGCTGCTCAGCGCCATTCCACAG GTGGTCTGGATCAAAGGGCATGGTCACAAGAGGATTATCGTTTTGAAGAACGATATGAAAG caAGGGCAAGCCCTTCAatccccaacagcccccagccAGAAGAGAACACGGAGAGCCCGAGAGACAGCCCGATTAGCAACGCAACATCTGGAACCCAGAGTCCAG GTGGCGATGCCGCGGTAGAATCGGAGCTGCTGTGTCTGACATCAGCAGTAGACCTACTGTGTGGTCCTGTACCATCCTGCCTACCGTCCCCTCAGCTCCACCCTGTTCCCCTCCAGGAGACGGACCTGATCCACTTTGAGGAGAAAATTCCAACAG TGAGTGACGAACCTGATGCTGCAGCGGTTGCTGGCAGCACACCTAATCCACCTGGGCCGCCTGGCGGCACAGACGACTCTGCAGTCCCCAAGCCTCCGCCCCCCTCTGTCATGAAGACGCCCTTGTCCATGGACAGTCCCAGCAGAAGAGCCACACGCAGCAGAATTAAGCTAGCTGCCAACTTCTCATTCACAGCAG